Proteins encoded by one window of Macaca fascicularis isolate 582-1 chromosome 10, T2T-MFA8v1.1:
- the WFDC5 gene encoding WAP four-disulfide core domain protein 5 has product MRIQSLLLLGALLAVGSQLPAVFGRKKGEKWGGCPADDGPCLLSVPDQCVEDSQCPLTRKCCYRACFRQCVPRVSVKPGSCPQDQLRCLSPMNHLCHKDSDCSGKKRCCHSACGRDCRDPARGVAPGCPGQVPSLSEPQL; this is encoded by the exons ATGAGGATCCagagcctcctcctcctgggggcCCTCCTGGCTGTGGGGAGTCAGCTGCCTGCTGTCTTTGGCAGGAAGAAGGGAG AGAAATGGGGAGGCTGCCCAGCAGATGATGGGCCGTGCCTCCTATCGGTGCCTGACCAGTGCGTGGAAGACAGCCAGTGTCCCTTGACCAGGAAGTGCTGCTACAGAGCTTGCTTCCGCCAGTGCGTCCCCAGGGTCTctg TGAAGCCGGGCAGCTGCCCACAGGACCAACTGCGCTGCCTCAGCCCCATGAACCACCTGTGTCACAAGGACTCAGACTGCTCGGGCAAAAAGCGATGCTGCCACAGCGCCTGTGGCCGGGATTGCCGAGATCCTGCCAGAGGTGTGGCTCCTGGGTGCCCGGGGCAGGTGCCTTCCCTCTCCGAGCCCCAGCTCTAA